The region CTTCCAAGGGTTGCGCCGAGTTGGACGATTTCTTTCGCGGGACCGAGTTCGTCTAATCTTACTGTCAGTAGATCCTGTAGCGTTACAGGCACCTCCATTGTTTGAGAGCGTGGATCTGTTACACCGAACACGTCGGAGGTCAACGTATCGCCTTCCAACATCATCTGGGTGAGTTCCTCCACAAATAGAGGGACACCCTCGGTCATTTCGACAATCCGTGTCAGTGCCTCCGATGGCAGTGCCGTGTCCCCTGCGACGTGTTGAATCATCTCTTCCACCTGTGGAGGCGTGAGTGCTGCCAACGTCAGCGCATTTGTCCACTCTGGACGTAGCAGTTGCTCCAGCATCTCTGTATCAAGCACAGAACTCTCAAGATCGCTATCGGAGGTTTCATCCTGTAGAGACTGACCGCTTTCCTCAGCCTGTGAACTCTCCCGAAAGCGTTGGGTCCCGGTGCGACAGGACAAAACTGCGAAAATCCGAGCATTTTCGATCCGTGTAATCAAGAGTGTAAGAAACTCTATGCTGGACGGGTCAATCCAGTGCAGATCTTCAACGACAAAAAGTATCGGTTTCTGTTCAGCCATCTTCAGTAGCACTTGAACGAGGACTTCCAAAGTCTGCTGTCGGCGCTGTCTGCGTCCCCAACCCGATGGATATGTGTCCTGTTCAACAGGTCTACTGTATGGACGAGCCCCTACACCGGTTCCCGTTTGTTGTTGTACCTCAAGAGGTATCTCCAATAGTTCGGCGAGAAGTGGCAGCGTCTCTGGCGCGTGCTCCTGTGCTTCACCATCAAAATTTGAAGGGGACGCTGCATCATCTCTCACGGTCGGGATCCTGTAGTCGCGCAGTAAATTTTCAAGTTTGTCAAGACGCGTCTGTGCGGTATCCGTGCTTGAGAACTGCACAACGTGCTCTTGGAACAGCGAAAGAATAGGATAGAGCGGACTATTCTGGTAATACGGAGAGCACCTGCATTCCATAGTCACCGCTTCTGGATGATTCTCAACGTGCTCTTGAATGACTTGCAGACATCTTGACTTTCCGATGCCGGCTTCGCCCTCAATCAGCAGTGCCTGCCCTTTAGATGCGAGCACCTGTGCCCATCTGTGTTTGAGCGATTCAACCTCGCGCGCCCGTCCGATTAAGGGGGTCAATCCACTTTCACTGGCAATATCCAATCGGCTTTGGGCTGGAATTTCACCGGATACTTGATACACATTCACGGGTTGTGAAATACCACGGATCGGGAAAGTGCCGAGGGCAGCAGTTTCAAAAAAGCCTTCAACCAATTGATGGGTTGTATCTCCAATGACAATGCTGTTCGGTGTCGCTAACGCTTGCATTCTCGCAGCGATATTCGGTGTTTTACCGACGATATCAATCGCCTCAGGCGATGCATCCCCCGATATATGCCAGACGACAACAAGTCCTGTGTCAATACTCAGTCGGACCCTAATTTCTACACCAAAGGAGGCCTGCAGATACGGGTTGAGTGTCTCAAGGGCGGCGACGCTGCCCAACGCGGCTCGGACGGCGCGGTGTGCGGCGTCTTCGTGTGCGATTGGGTAGCCGAAGTAGACGAGGATACCATCACCGAAATACCGTGCGATATGTCCATCTTGTGCTAAAACCACCTCCATGATACACGTCCGGTATACCTCTAAAAGATTTCGGAGTTCTTCGGGATCCAATTTTTCAGAAAAGGCGGTGGAGTCAACAATATCACAGAAAAGGACGGTTAACTGGCGATGTTCTGCCCGATGCGGTAGTGCATCTTCCATGACAGCGGTATCGACTGCTGGAATTTGGCGTGGACGTGCGGGACTTTCAAGGGACGTTCCGCATTCACCGCAAAATTTGAACGATGGGTTCAAGAATCCACAATTTGGGCAGCGTTTGTGATGCATGACGCTGTATCCTTCAAAAGCACTTAAGTACCGGTGCGGTTAGGAAACTGCACCTACCGGTTAGGGAAAGTTATTTTCTGAACTGGTTCAGGTATTCTTCTAACTCAGCGTCTCTTGGATCCAATTTGTATGCCTCTTGATAATAATCAAGTGCCTTATCGGTTCTGCCTACCTTCATGTAAAATGAACCGAGGTTGCGATAGGCGACACTATGTGTTGGTTTTAAATCCAACGCACGGATGTAATGGTCGCGAGCGCGCAGCAGATAGATCTTCGTCTGTCCAATTAGAATGTTAAGCGTTGTTTCATTTTCCCAACGCTGTCTATATACCTCTCCGCCGAGTTGTCCCGCCTCTTGTTCAAGGGCGTCAGCGATGGCTTCGTCTCGTGTTTTGAACGTAATGGTGCCAGACGCTGTTTTGTCAACTGCGACTTTAAGTTCCGCTATTGCTTCATCAACGGAGTCTTCTCTCAACTCCTTCTCCCACGAGGGCCAACTCGGTCCAGCGTATTTGAGACCCTGCTCGTAGTAGACGGTGCCAAGGTCGTTATAGATTTCAGCGTTTTCAGGACGCATCTTTAACGCTTCGCTGTAAAGTTCGATGGCTTGTTTATATTTCCCTGCGTTGAACGCATCGGTGGCATGTGTCCTGAGTTGCTTGAATTCCTCACTCTCCAAATTAACGGCGATTCCCAATTCTGGTTTGTCTCTGCCGAAGAAGTAGATA is a window of Candidatus Poribacteria bacterium DNA encoding:
- a CDS encoding tetratricopeptide repeat protein, which gives rise to MKLQLPTLIAVCLAILLIGGIYFFGRDKPELGIAVNLESEEFKQLRTHATDAFNAGKYKQAIELYSEALKMRPENAEIYNDLGTVYYEQGLKYAGPSWPSWEKELREDSVDEAIAELKVAVDKTASGTITFKTRDEAIADALEQEAGQLGGEVYRQRWENETTLNILIGQTKIYLLRARDHYIRALDLKPTHSVAYRNLGSFYMKVGRTDKALDYYQEAYKLDPRDAELEEYLNQFRK
- a CDS encoding AAA family ATPase; the protein is MHHKRCPNCGFLNPSFKFCGECGTSLESPARPRQIPAVDTAVMEDALPHRAEHRQLTVLFCDIVDSTAFSEKLDPEELRNLLEVYRTCIMEVVLAQDGHIARYFGDGILVYFGYPIAHEDAAHRAVRAALGSVAALETLNPYLQASFGVEIRVRLSIDTGLVVVWHISGDASPEAIDIVGKTPNIAARMQALATPNSIVIGDTTHQLVEGFFETAALGTFPIRGISQPVNVYQVSGEIPAQSRLDIASESGLTPLIGRAREVESLKHRWAQVLASKGQALLIEGEAGIGKSRCLQVIQEHVENHPEAVTMECRCSPYYQNSPLYPILSLFQEHVVQFSSTDTAQTRLDKLENLLRDYRIPTVRDDAASPSNFDGEAQEHAPETLPLLAELLEIPLEVQQQTGTGVGARPYSRPVEQDTYPSGWGRRQRRQQTLEVLVQVLLKMAEQKPILFVVEDLHWIDPSSIEFLTLLITRIENARIFAVLSCRTGTQRFRESSQAEESGQSLQDETSDSDLESSVLDTEMLEQLLRPEWTNALTLAALTPPQVEEMIQHVAGDTALPSEALTRIVEMTEGVPLFVEELTQMMLEGDTLTSDVFGVTDPRSQTMEVPVTLQDLLTVRLDELGPAKEIVQLGATLGREWTAELLHEVASGLYPRNRLFADFATLKSELNTLVSAYILNQDEMADTQLRYTFRHPLLRETAYQSLLRSRRQRYHQRIAEVLQGDGGFQPELVAYHYTEAGLPEKAIDYWHRAGQRSLERSANVEGIRHITQGLAALEQLSADTNLRKLASTAQQELELQTILGSALIATKGYAAPEVEGAYTRARELLETLESQESILGKDADTSLDRVKDLRFPILFGLWLSHLVRGRFLSAHELGEQCFVIAKQAEDAAFEVEAHRALGATLYYLSEFKEALAHLEAGIELYQPQQHPVPTFLHFVADPGTTLLAYSAPLLWCLGYPLQAEERLVEAAKIGEDRNHPFSDAVLLHFKAVLYQHKNEVEMVETTATQMLRICQEHGFSLWEAAATVMKGWALTELNRSEAGIAMIRKGIAAWEKTRAELLLPLFLTLLAQAYQRAGQYTLALQTLDSALSVVTRTGERAYDAELTRRKGELCFVLGKEPEAVGEREFGVTNPSYNTFEKAESYFQEALAIARRQGAKSWELRAALSLSELWCTQDRYREAYNLLRPIYVWFSEGFETKDLQHAKHLLEKLQVALK